In Gemmatimonadota bacterium, a single genomic region encodes these proteins:
- a CDS encoding LON peptidase substrate-binding domain-containing protein, with protein MTSSRRLPIFPLPLVLFPRATQALHIFEPRYRQLLSDCLAGSGEFGIICRTPEVAEREIAPGTAGCIARIESAQSLPDGRSNIVVTGDGRFTLDAFVDDAAPYHVARVTTFEDHAEPGLEAAPVAQRLRELFVRVARAARSLQDDSTALPDLPDSPAELSFAIAHFIDLDLADKQRLLRSRSPRERLQQLDEVLAPIVESIELRARVHARAKGNGHGAHG; from the coding sequence ATGACGTCGTCCCGCCGCCTCCCGATCTTCCCGCTCCCGCTCGTGCTCTTCCCGCGAGCGACCCAGGCGTTGCACATCTTCGAACCGCGCTATCGGCAGCTCCTCAGCGACTGCCTCGCGGGTTCGGGGGAGTTCGGGATCATCTGCCGCACGCCGGAGGTGGCGGAGCGGGAGATCGCCCCGGGGACGGCGGGCTGCATCGCGCGAATCGAGTCGGCGCAGTCGCTTCCGGACGGGCGCTCGAACATCGTCGTGACGGGTGACGGGCGCTTCACGCTCGACGCGTTCGTGGACGACGCGGCGCCGTACCATGTGGCGCGCGTGACGACGTTCGAGGACCACGCGGAACCCGGCCTCGAGGCCGCCCCGGTGGCCCAGCGGCTTCGCGAGCTGTTCGTCCGCGTGGCGCGCGCCGCGCGTTCCCTGCAGGACGACAGCACCGCACTCCCCGACCTCCCCGATTCGCCGGCGGAGTTATCGTTCGCGATCGCCCATTTCATCGACCTCGACCTCGCCGACAAGCAGCGCCTGCTCCGTTCGCGCTCGCCACGGGAGCGGCTGCAGCAGCTGGACGAGGTGCTGGCGCCGATCGTCGAATCGATCGAACTCCGGGCGCGCGTCCACGCACGCGCCAAGGGCAACGGGCACGGGGCGCACGGATGA
- a CDS encoding response regulator, which yields MDMDAAVRTHVHRVLIVDDEITIRIALRRFFTRLGWSVEEASNGESALHLLSNDASQDEAPRFSVVVSDLRMPGLNGMEMYDQLKVRHPDVLRRLIFSTGDLVSEEAATFVRNTDCVVLQKPFELAALREVVERVVAADHP from the coding sequence ATGGACATGGATGCCGCGGTTCGGACGCACGTGCACCGAGTGCTGATCGTCGACGACGAGATCACCATTCGCATCGCCTTGCGACGGTTCTTCACGCGATTGGGATGGTCCGTCGAGGAAGCCTCGAACGGGGAGAGCGCATTGCACCTGCTCTCGAATGATGCCTCGCAGGACGAAGCGCCGCGCTTCTCCGTGGTGGTGTCCGACTTGCGCATGCCGGGCCTCAACGGCATGGAGATGTACGACCAGCTCAAGGTGCGACACCCCGACGTCCTGCGCCGCCTGATCTTCTCGACCGGCGACCTGGTGAGCGAGGAGGCCGCGACGTTCGTGCGCAACACGGACTGCGTCGTGCTGCAGAAGCCCTTCGAGCTCGCGGCATTGCGCGAGGTCGTGGAGCGCGTGGTCGCCGCCGACCATCCCTGA